A single Prevotella sp. E15-22 DNA region contains:
- a CDS encoding Fur family transcriptional regulator, translating into MLNQQACEALLTEHGIKPTVNRIVVAKALADAHRPLSLSELEYQILSIDKSGIFRALTLFREHHLVHVIEDGGDGVRYELCHSHNGHDSDDDQHVHFYCERCHRTFCLSDTPIPTIVLPDGYRLQSINYMIKGICPDCA; encoded by the coding sequence ATGTTAAACCAACAAGCATGCGAAGCCCTGCTCACTGAGCACGGCATCAAACCCACCGTCAACCGCATCGTGGTGGCCAAGGCACTGGCCGATGCCCATCGCCCCTTATCACTCAGCGAACTGGAATACCAAATCCTGTCCATCGATAAGTCGGGCATCTTTCGTGCGCTCACCCTTTTCCGCGAGCACCACCTGGTGCACGTCATCGAGGACGGTGGCGACGGCGTGCGCTATGAGCTTTGTCATAGTCACAACGGTCACGACAGCGACGACGACCAGCATGTGCACTTCTATTGCGAGCGCTGCCATCGCACCTTCTGCCTGAGCGACACCCCCATCCCCACCATCGTCCTCCCCGATGGCTATCGGCTTCAGAGCATCAACTATATGATCAAGGGCATCTGTCCCGACTGTGCATGA